In one Myotis daubentonii chromosome 1, mMyoDau2.1, whole genome shotgun sequence genomic region, the following are encoded:
- the LOC132218030 gene encoding growth-regulated protein homolog gamma-like isoform X2, producing MARTATASAAPRAPGFLRAALLLLLLVAACRQAAGETRAPGAQGGKGDEGWASTGGIPLTEPVLPAAAPMVLLEETVVNELRCQCLETLPGIHPKIIQSVKVTSPGPHCDQTEVIATLKNGQKVCLNPASPVVKKILEKMLNKGSSN from the exons ATGGCCCGCACCGCCACCGCCTCTGCTGCACCCCGCGCTCCCGGGTTCCTCCGGGCcgcgctcctgctcctgctcctggtcGCCGCCTGCCGGCAAGCTGCAGGTGAGACTCGAGCCCCTGGAGCCCAAGGAGGAAAAGGGGATGAAGGGTGGGCGTCCACTGGGGGCATCCCGCTAACCGAGCCTGTTCTCCCTGCAGCGGCACCTATGGTCCTCTTAGAGGAGACCGTGGTCAATGAACTGCGCTGCCAGTGCTTGGAGACCTTGCCGGGAATTCACCCCAAGATCATCCAGAGTGTGAAGGTGACGTCCCCAGGACCCCACTGCGACCAAACAGAAGTCAT AGCCACTCTCAAGAATGGACAGAAAGTTTGCCTCAACCCCGCATCCCCCGTGGTTAAGAAAATATTGGAGAAGATGTTAAACAA GGGCAGCTCCAACTGA
- the LOC132218030 gene encoding growth-regulated protein homolog gamma-like isoform X3, protein MARTATASAAPRAPGFLRAALLLLLLVAACRQAAAAPMVLLEETVVNELRCQCLETLPGIHPKIIQSVKVTSPGPHCDQTEVIATLKNGQKVCLNPASPVVKKILEKMLNKGSSN, encoded by the exons ATGGCCCGCACCGCCACCGCCTCTGCTGCACCCCGCGCTCCCGGGTTCCTCCGGGCcgcgctcctgctcctgctcctggtcGCCGCCTGCCGGCAAGCTGCAG CGGCACCTATGGTCCTCTTAGAGGAGACCGTGGTCAATGAACTGCGCTGCCAGTGCTTGGAGACCTTGCCGGGAATTCACCCCAAGATCATCCAGAGTGTGAAGGTGACGTCCCCAGGACCCCACTGCGACCAAACAGAAGTCAT AGCCACTCTCAAGAATGGACAGAAAGTTTGCCTCAACCCCGCATCCCCCGTGGTTAAGAAAATATTGGAGAAGATGTTAAACAA GGGCAGCTCCAACTGA